A region from the Paenarthrobacter aurescens genome encodes:
- a CDS encoding biotin-dependent carboxyltransferase family protein — MGAVVVEPGPGTMVLSPGQVLDRASMHLANTLLGNPDSAAGLEVLLGGLKLRFVTGSAVAVTGAEGMVTLNGNELPLNKAVRVAPGAVLEFGRALFGLRYYVGIQGGISAQDEPAQEKALPAGAALTFGRPLGHGFPEVNHPARRAVDPERPVVVRVSRGPQAAKFDAGTWLRLTSEPWILSPESDRVGARLAGRPLDGAAASLDAAAEEPQHQPLASGSVLLPPSGLPVIALAGHPATAQSPVIAVVREEDLDLIGQARPGQMVHLLG; from the coding sequence GTGGGTGCGGTAGTAGTGGAGCCGGGACCGGGCACCATGGTTCTGAGCCCTGGGCAAGTACTGGACCGGGCCTCCATGCATTTGGCAAATACCCTGCTGGGTAACCCTGACTCTGCTGCCGGCCTTGAGGTGCTGCTGGGTGGGCTGAAGTTGCGGTTCGTCACGGGGTCGGCCGTGGCAGTTACTGGTGCCGAGGGCATGGTGACCCTCAACGGCAACGAACTGCCTTTGAACAAGGCGGTTCGGGTGGCGCCCGGGGCAGTGCTTGAGTTTGGCCGTGCCCTGTTTGGCCTCCGGTACTACGTGGGGATTCAGGGCGGAATTTCGGCACAGGATGAGCCGGCGCAAGAGAAGGCGCTACCCGCTGGTGCGGCTCTGACGTTCGGGCGGCCGCTTGGCCATGGTTTCCCCGAGGTGAACCATCCCGCCCGGCGTGCTGTGGATCCGGAACGCCCGGTGGTGGTCAGGGTTTCGCGCGGGCCTCAGGCAGCGAAGTTCGACGCCGGCACGTGGCTGCGCTTGACCAGTGAACCTTGGATTCTCTCGCCGGAATCGGATCGAGTAGGTGCGCGACTCGCTGGCCGACCCCTTGACGGTGCTGCTGCTTCCCTGGATGCCGCCGCCGAAGAACCCCAGCACCAACCGTTGGCATCGGGCTCAGTCCTGTTGCCGCCGTCGGGCCTTCCGGTGATCGCGCTTGCTGGCCACCCGGCAACGGCCCAATCCCCGGTCATCGCAGTGGTCCGGGAGGAGGACCTGGACCTGATCGGCCAAGCGCGGCCGGGCCAAATGGTGCATCTCTTGGGTTGA